The following are encoded together in the Capsulimonas corticalis genome:
- a CDS encoding transaldolase family protein — protein MKFFIDTANADEIKKAKEWGILDGVTTNPSLIAKEGVDHKTRVMEIVNIVGDLPVSAECVETDYDKLLAEAKDIASWAPNIYVKVPMTPTSMEVVKELSPNGVNFNVTLIFSLPQALLAAKAGASFISFFVGRIDDMGSGEAAQNISDAVEMVETYEFPKNPEILVASIRGPLQVVESIRSGAHIATIPYKIMEQLFHHPLTDIGIKKFYDDYLKATGKTA, from the coding sequence ATGAAATTTTTTATCGACACCGCGAACGCGGATGAAATCAAGAAGGCGAAAGAGTGGGGGATCCTGGACGGCGTTACGACCAATCCCAGCCTGATCGCGAAAGAAGGCGTGGACCACAAGACACGCGTGATGGAGATCGTCAATATCGTCGGTGATCTGCCCGTCTCTGCGGAGTGCGTGGAAACCGATTACGATAAGCTGCTCGCGGAAGCCAAGGATATCGCGTCCTGGGCGCCCAACATCTATGTGAAGGTGCCGATGACGCCCACCTCGATGGAAGTGGTCAAGGAGCTGTCTCCCAACGGCGTCAACTTCAACGTCACCCTGATCTTTTCGCTGCCCCAGGCGCTGCTGGCGGCGAAGGCCGGCGCGTCGTTCATCTCCTTCTTCGTAGGCCGCATCGACGATATGGGCAGCGGCGAAGCCGCGCAGAATATCTCCGACGCCGTCGAGATGGTGGAGACGTACGAGTTCCCGAAGAACCCCGAGATCCTCGTCGCGTCCATTCGCGGACCGCTCCAGGTGGTCGAGAGCATCCGCTCCGGCGCGCACATCGCGACCATCCCTTACAAGATCATGGAGCAGTTGTTCCATCATCCGCTGACGGATATCGGCATCAAGAAGTTCTACGATGACTATCTGAAGGCCACCGGCAAAACCGCGTAA